Part of the Henckelia pumila isolate YLH828 chromosome 2, ASM3356847v2, whole genome shotgun sequence genome is shown below.
TTCCGAGGATTCCACCCACATTGGTTCTATCAGACCATGACTCGTTCCCACGGACGACGCCATTTATTGGAACAATGGAATCCGGATATCTCAATAatggtatgatattgtccactttgggTATAAACCCTCATGGTTTTGATTTTGGGAACCCACCCAAAAGGCCTCATACCAATGGAGTTATCATTCCATATATTAATCCATGATCTTTCACTTAAATTTTCAATGTGGGACTTTGATTGACTATTCCTAACATGTTAAATACTTGGATGTTAAACTTTTGGTATTCGCAAACTTTGAACTATTTTCATTTTAGTTTCTTGCTCATTTCATCGTTTAGATTTTTGTCTTATTTAGTTCAATCTTTTGTGGTGTTGTTCAGACAGGTGGATCTTGAGTGTTTCAAATAGGTAATGcccaaatttttgaaaatttcgcaTTATTTTAATATCTATTTAATATTAGAGGTTAGGATCGTTTCACAAGAACTACTCAATGCTCCATTATTCGAGTAGTTTGTTGGATTCCTCCACCTCCGGGCTGTTACAAGCTTAACTCGGATGGTTTCTCGAAAGGAGAAGGTGAATCTAGCATTAATTGGTGGTATCATTAGAGATTATCGGGGTGACCCCATTATTGCTTTTCGTGATTATATTGGCTTAGGGTCGAACACTAGAGCCGAATTGCATGCAATTCTGAAGGGATTGGAATTATGCAAACAATTTAATATATTTCCTCTTTGGCTTGAAGTTGATTCTATGGCTGCTCTAGCCATCATTGATGCAGATGCTACTAGCTGGAATCTTCGTCATTCTTTGAcgcaaattcaagaaattcttCACCACTTTCATGTTCGAAAATCTCATGTATACAGAGAGGCAAAATGCGGCGGCAGATGAGTTGGCTAACGTGAGATTAACTCTTGGATCGAAGATTCTCCATCCAGCGGACATACAAGGGCGTCTCAAAGGAATTTGCAGATTGGACAGATCTGGGATACCTTATATTAGAATTAGAGAGTGTTTTGTcaattgaatttttgtaatttttcgaGTGGTTTTGGCCTAGACTTCTCTCATGTATTGATTTTATTTCATCTAATAAATGGGTAGGGGTCCGTCTAACCCCGCCACAATCGacgattttattaaaatatatatatatatatatatatatatatatatatatatatatatatatatatatagataacaCAAGTTttaaccaaaaaataaaaaataataataataatctctactattttataatagttgaaACCCCTATAGAAACTATTTTTTTTGATTTGATGTGAGGACACTAACTTTCTTACCTGTTTTACCCTTCAATTAATTTTTCACTATGTCACTAACTGCAAGAGAGAGAAATAGGTTTCTCTTCTTACCTGgttgtggttttttttttcctattcATTCCACGATCAAAtgtaattcattttttttaataaatacatatctattttttttttttacatttgtaAGATCATCatgtattaaattatatatataatttttttatatcaattttttttgttacaCATGCATCTCGCGGATGTATGTGCCCGACTGCTAGtcataataataacaacaacgcCCACCCTAAGAGCATCTCCAACCCAACACTATGTTGGCGTTTTACGCCAACATAGTGTTGGGTTTCTTCTCCAACCTAGCGCTATATTCAGCGCTAAATAGCGTAagctttttcctttttttttttttttacttttcttttttaatataatctgatttgttctttttttttttgttaatttctATACCTTTACAATTacaatttattttttgtaattattaattataggatattttgatttaaaattttaataatctgattatattattaataaatgcataattttttttaaaaaattgtttatagATAATCACATCACTTAATTATTCTTTTATAAtacaatattaattaataaatatataaataattgtctatataaatattttgtttaaatattaaataaataattagtttaaatattaaaataaataaaattaaatattttaaaataattcttaaaatagatttagttaaattttttaattcgttaatatttataatgaatatttatatataaattattatttagatgctaatgatatttaattattgtgttaaaaatatttagtggAATAAATTAGTTGTTGTGATAAAATAATAGAGAATATTCCGAGAATATTCTTTTTAGTGTAGATTTTGGAGTGAATGAGTTGAAGATGATTTTTGTATTTGGTGTAGGAATTACACTATCTTGAAGTTAGTGTTACACCAAGATAGCGTAAAGGGTTGGAGATGACCTAAAAACGGAAGGCTTTGATTTGTTATACAAATTTCTCTGGGTTTTTTTAACTGTTTACGAtacaataccaaaatattttcatgaatAAAGTAAAATATAATATCATCTTTTTCTAATGTATCACACTCTCTTGGAGGAAATCACGCCTCCCAAGAGAGCATGAATCTgacaaactatatatatatatatatatatatatatatatatatatatatatatatatatgtgtgtgagtGTGTGTGCGCGCTTCAAAGTTCAAATCACACAAGAtgattaaaaatttcataaattcaaAGTCATGTCTTctctattttatatttatttttatgtattaatttaaaatttattattttttattcttaatATTATTTAATCATCATTACATTATTTACATAGAACAAataatgtaaaataagattaaaattaaacatattatttttaattttttacgaGATAGGAGTAAGAACATCATGACTGTAATTATAAAGGTCATATACCGTATGGTACCGAAACCCTAGCTGCTGCCTTTGACCACCTATTACTGCCGCCGGAAACTCAGAATTTGGCTACGTATTTGAGAGCGAGTCTGTCTCACGAGTGCTCCGGCGATTCTTTCGTTTTTAGGCCTTGAGTTCAGGAACAAGCTCTATTCTAGTTCTAATTTTTCCGCCGCTATCCAAGCTTTTCCAGTCGTGGTTAAAGCTGCTGCTGCCGCCGACCACCACCACCGCGCAATCAACTCGTTTCCATTTCATCTCGATTTTAGCTTCGAGTTTGAACATCTCTGAGCTCGATTCCAGCCTCGTAGTTTGAAATATAGGCATCCTCGGCTCCGGAGTTGATTGGCTTGGAGGTATATTTCGGTTAACCTAGAATATATCTGAATTACAGCTATTTATGTGTTTAGATTCTGAAGTTATGGTCTGAAATAAACTTACAATATTGCGCTGGCTTTTATTTGGCTTTGGAATAACTTGATTTCATAAAGAAGTGAATGAGATATATGAATTTGACAGAAACTGGTTCAGAGATGGAATTCAGTGTAGTGTTGTGTTCATGATGTCTGTACATTTAAATTCTGGGGTTAATCGATTTGTAATCTCAATTTGGTATTCCAATGAAAGTTTTAGATGATCAAGTTAGCTTTCATTTGGCACTGGTCTTGCGTATTTTGAATTAGTATCGAATGAGTTATGCAATTTTTGGTACATATTATACAGTCTTTTAGATCTAGGACATGCGGGAATTTAATTGGTAAATTACAAATAGGTTTGGGGCCATTCACCAATGAATGAAGTTATTTGGTAAACCAGTGTGAAAATGAATTGTCGAGCTTTGTGTTAGCTTTTGATTTCCAACTGACGATATCCGATTTAAATCAagattgaatgagttatgatttttctacgAAAACTGCTCAGTATGGAATCTTCATGCGAGTATTACGTTTATGTCTGAGATTCATCTATTTCTTAGACTATGTTAATGGATGAATTTAGAAATTTGTTCAACACATGAAATAATCCAAATTTAGTTAGCTTTCATGTGCAAAAGGAAGCGAGTCAATTGATTACAAATTTTGTGAGTTTTGGCCTTAAAACTGAACTTTGCTCAAGCTGAAACGTTGTGGACTCTAACCCTTGAATTGGATGAGCTATATTATGAGATAAATTGCATGTTGTAAACTTTGGTTGATATTTTGTATTAAAGTAAAAGTTGTggaatattttcagatttgttgGAGGATTGATCTAagtttgagtatcaagagttggtATTACCAGTTTATCCAACGTTCATTGACTGAAAAGGTATGATACGACAACGTGAGGTAACTTTGTGATTGTCTCGAGTTTGTCTTCGTGGCTGCTCGAGCTACTAGACACGCACTTATGTGcttgatttttatgttgaaatatatattatatgtttacTTGAGATATTAATGATGATTGAGGCTTTGTGAATCTGATTGTTGATGTCATATATTTCAATATTGAGCATTGAGAATGACATTGCGTATTGAGCCTCTTTCTTTGAGATTTCTGTCTAATTGGCCTAAGATGGAGAACATATGGGGCTATAGGGGACCTGTGATATCACAGATTTGGTTATTGTGGGTCGTCATCCCCTATAGGTGCACCATAGTCCGGGAGAGCCATGTCACATGGGACCACCTCGAAAGGTTGGTGCCAGTGAGACCTGTGCTGGAGCTCGTTCCTCCCCAGAGATTGGGTACCCTATGCTTTACCAGAGATATAGAGATTGATCCAGATTTCTTTGATCACCGAGATTTTAAATAATGCATTGCATTGTATATTCACTGAAATATATGCTTTCTTTTATTGTCCTTCATATTGGGCTTTGTACACGCCGGTTTTTTGGCTGTTTTCTTCACATGGGATCAGGTTTACTAAAAAGGCAGTTCCAGGATAAGAAAAATGTTATAGTGGGATATTAAGATCCTAGGATTTTATTATATTGCTTTTATGTTGGTATGTTTTCATCTAGAAGCATGCTTAAGATTGAACTATCAGACGTGTTTTATTTTGTCAGGCTGTGACTGTAGGGATGCATTGTATGTGTGGAGCACGATATTTTATCGTATTGAGATTTTATGTTATTGTTTCGTTTCTACTAATGTAGTTTTCGGTGGCATGATTATATCATTCTTTTTATGTTCTTATTTTAGATGAAATGCTGttggtttttttaaataaaaacggACATGAATGTAAAAGAATGCatacaaatttaaatttatccgGTTTAGTTTCATTATAATTGTGATGTCAGTTCCGAACCCCACAACATTTGTACATCTtatgattttttgttttttgttttcttttttgttaTAGACTTGATGGGAGACAATATTGAAGAGGTTGAAGTCACAAATTCAGAATCTGTGATTCCTGAAAATGTTGAGGTACTATCTACAAACTCTATTGTAGATCAATTGGAGAGTAGACTATTTGTTGGTCAAGTAGTCAATAGTGTTGAAGATGCGTATCTACTCTATTGTAATTATGCGCGCGCTAAAGGTTTTAGCCTTAAAAAAGGTGATCAACGGTACTTTCCTGGCACTAATGAACTCCAAGCTAAAGAGTTTGAATGTTCTTGTGAAGGTAGTAAAGATGAAAAACGTTCTAACAAAAAAGTATCTGTTTACTTGAAGCCAACAAGTAGAAGTAAATGTAAAGCAAACTCAGAGTAGCGAGGCAACAAGGGGGTGAATGGAAGGTTGGTAGGCTTGTCATGGAACATAATCATGAAATGGTTACGGTTGATCAAAGACATTTAATGAGATCGTCACGCAATATTTCTTATGCTAAAAAATCTACTTTGGAGGCTATGGTAAATGCTGGGATACCTGTGGCTAATGTTGTCTCTTATATGAAAAATGAAGTACAAGCAAATGCATATGATCACCTTGGTCGTACAGAAAATAATACGAAAATTGAGAATGAGGATGCCTCTGCGTTACTTCATCACTTTATAAATAAGTCAAATAAGGAGACACATTTTTATTGGAATGTTCAATTTGATAATGACAACAGGATCATGAACTTCTTCTTCAGGGATTCTAGATGTCAAGTTGATTATGAGTATTTCGGTGATATTCTGTCAGTCAACACAACTTATCAAACCAATCGGTACAATTTGATATGTGTTGCTTTTGTTGGAATTAATCAGCACATGCAAAATGTGATGTTTGGCTTGGCATTCATGTCTGACGAAACTGAGAGTTCGTTCGAATGGTTGTTCAAAACTTTTCTTCATTCTATGAATGAGAAACAACCTGAAACAATTTTTACAGACCAATGCCAAGCAATGATGAATGCAATTGATACAGTACTTCCTTATTCAAACCATCGGTTATGTCAATGGCACATCAATCAGAATGCTCCTTCACACTTACGAAGTTTGAATAGTGACTCTGATTTTAAAAGGTTGTGGAACAAATGCATGACTCATTGTGAAACTGAAGAAGAATTTGAAGCCACGTGGAGGATAATGATTGATGAATACAATCTCAGTGATCATAAATGGTTAAATAGTATGTATGCATTGAGATACAAATGGGCTACTGCGTTTTGCAATCACAAGTTCAGTGCAGGGCTTTCTAGAAATGAGATGACAAATGCAGATTTGAAGAGGTTAGGTAACAGTCTCATTTCATTGTATGATCTTGTGCTTAACtatgaaaaaattcaaaaaagttGGCGTGAGAAAGAAAAGGCCGAGGATATGCGATGTCATCACATGAAAGCCCCGACAATGTTAAAAAATAATCCACTGTTGGATTCTGCTGCTGATGTTTATACACTCATTGTGTACAAGCTATTCGAATTAGAATTGATTAATTCTTTGAATGTGCGATTCATTCACATGCCTTCGGATTTCAGTGAATTTTCCCTTGAATTTAAAGTAAAATCTCATGAGGAGAACTCAAGGGTTAGACAAGTGATATTCAATAAGGAGAATTTTGAAGTAAAATGTAGTTGTAAAAAATTTGAGTCAATGGGAATATTGTGCAAGCATATTCTGATGATCTTCAATTTTATGAATGTGAATTTTATTCCGAAACCATACCTGAAGAAGCGGTGGATGAGAAATGCAAGAAATAAAGTTTTTGATGATTATTTTCCCGGTGGAAGTGGGATTGGAAGTGACTGTGAATCTGAGATGGATTTTGTCAACCAAATAATGAGATCAACATTTGCTCTTAGCATGCGATGTAAAGCTAATGTAATGGCAAGAAATAAGTTGACGGAAATTCTTGATGGTGCATGAgaacaaataaattatttggtTGAAAATCTCAAGTTGGATGATCCAAAGATTTGTGACAGCGGGGTTCACGGAAAAAAATAACTTGTTAGATGGCATACTCGTTTGTAATCCTCCTCAAGAGAAGTCAAGAGGAATTACAAATAAGTACATACAATGTCATTGGGATGATAAGAGTAAGTAAATTTGAAAGGAAAGGGAAAAGTTGACAGATCAAGTAAGTTGCTAATTGATTTGCTATTTATTGACAAGTTGTGCTTTTTTGTTTTTCACTGTTTCATTTTTTCTGATATAGATGCAAAAGACACCGAAAGAGAAGGACAAGGCTCAGACTTCTTAGTTCCCCAATATCCAAGAAGCAAATTGTGGACAACTGCAAAATCCTATGGTCCAACCACCGCATCATTTGGATATCAGTTTGATGTCAACCAATCATATAATTCGGTTATTGCAATTCTCTTATGTTAATGTATACCTATAAATGTGTAATATCTTATATTTACTTTTTCTATTTGAAATGCAGGAAATGATAGGAATTTCTGTTCAAGCTATCAGATTAAGTTATTCTCATATCAGTTCGAGAATACTCGATCATTACAAGTAAGAAATATTGTTAATGAAGATTAACTTGTTTAGAAATTGATCTTATTTGGTTTTTTATATTGTTAAGGAACTTGATGTGATGATGCATAACTGAAGGTAGCTCGATGTTTGAAGAAAGTTTATAGCTGTGGATTTGAAGAAATTTGGTGATTATTGAATAACATTATGGAAGGATGCTATTTAGTTAGCTTTGTTTTGGTAAACAATTTAGAAATTTGGTTATATAATTGTTTGGTGCATATATTTTGAAGAAAGTTATTTAGTTAGATTAATTTGGTGAAAATTTTGCAAATTTGGTGATATAATTATTTGGTGAATATTATGGAAGAAAATTGTTTAGCTAGATTTAATTGGTGAATAATTCAGCAATTGGGtgattgatgaatattattGAAGAAAGTATTTAATTGGTGAATAATTCAGCAATTGGGtgattgatgaatattattGAAGAAAGTATTTAGTTAGATTTATTTCGTGAAAAGTTTTGAAGTTGGTGATACGTTTGAGTTCAGCAATGGAAATTCAGAGCTACATTTAGAATTTAGATATTAGATATAATTGCTGAATTCCGCAATGGGATTTCAGTTTTGGTGATATAATTGGTTGGTGAATACAACTTAGAAAAGTTATTAAATTAGATTTATTTGGTGAAAGATTTTTTGAAGTTTGGTGATATAATCAGTATAACCGAACCAAAATTCTCCTACAGACCCCAAAACCGAGTCGAATTTCATGGTTCGTTTTCGGTGTagcctaattttttttatatattattaataagataaataaataaataatgattttaaaaattaaaaaatgattttttaaaaataagaaataaaaaattcgGTTTTGGATTCGGCTTGGTTAATCAAGCCAAAAAAACCAAAATGGATCGAAAATTCGAAATACTAAAAACTGAAAACCTTTTTGattcaaattgaatttttttgttttggtccgGTGCGAATGCGATGGTGAATTTTACCGTGAATGCCCCTGATATAACTTGAATTCTGCAATTTTTTGGTTAAATTAGGATTTCATCAGTACCAATGTACCATCATGAATATCATAAACTATTTGAATTCAGCAGTGGAAATTTtcgttaaaaatttttataatcaACATAAAAGAGAGAGTAAATAACTACACGATTACGATCAACTAAagtttttgaataaataataaatctcaaaaaggaaaaaaaaaaaacaacggcGGCGATGcaaatcaaaatatataatcaaataatctAGGGTTTCATTTTCTAACTACAGTCAACTATCTCTTGTAACTATTATTTTATCTCATTCATTTTTTCCGCAACCCACAATAAATGGTTGTGTTTCTAAATCTAATAgtgcatattttaatttaattatttttttcgcCATTAGCTTTGAAAATAACAATTGGACATAGGGATGTGCAACTATTAGTTAAACCCAAAAAATCGACCAAACTTgtgttttttgaaaattcaattcGGCCAATTTGgtaatttgattttgaatttttttttaaaaaaaaatttgttaaatATGTTTGGTTTCTGCTTTATTTTGATTGTTTGTGTTTTTCGGGTCACTAGGCCATCACCAAATTGGCGTAGTCGAAACCCAGTCTATGTCGCTCGAACATTTTAATGTTAGAAAATGAAAATACTTGAAGAATAGATTTTAGCTCACCATGAGAATATCATGTAATCGATGCTGGATACATTCAGTGTAAGCCCTAAACTCAAGAACTAGTAGAAAAGTCGCAaaagacttcggttattaactgAAATCGTAGGTAGATAATTACCaaagtagtgtcacgtgaacTAATAGGGTACTATTTTACTTCGCTTTATAACCAAAGTCTTAGCCctgaaattaccgaagtctttggtcggTTCATGGAGCCAAAACCGGTTCAGGGTTGGAccgatgccgaagtaaaaacatatcttttacttcagcaatttcattaattaacgaagtaaaaaaCTTTCTTTCACTTCGTCGATtaatgaaattgccgaagtaaaagatatgttTATACTTCGGCAATGGCGCTAATCGACGAAGTAAAAGACATTTGTTTACTTCGTTGATTagtgaaattgccgaagtaaaagatatgttTATACTTCGGCAATGGCGCTAATCGACGAAGTAAAAGACATTTGTTTACTTCATTGATTAGTGAAATTACCGAAGTAATAGAAGACATATGACTGCAACATTTACATTGATTGATGAAGTAAATAGTCTATTTAATTTCATAGGTTATGTATTGTGGTGAAGTAATAACGccacaatataaatatatttttgaaacttaaaaTAGACAATAAATTATTCATAAATTATTCATACCAAAATGACGAACATCCATAAATCCACAAGTATATCCaccaaaataacccaaaaatatGTATGTATCTACAAGTATTTCCACAAAACTAAAATTCTATCCACATAGACAAAACAAAGTATTATCCTAACGCGCATGACACATTTAGGCACCTACATAGTAGGAGTAGGCGAATTCAATGCATTCACTTGtaacttcatcaaatttatcttgGCTGTAATATTGGTTCTTGATGGATCCTGCaaactgaaatgtaaaaatGGATAGCTCAATGCCAATATGAatctcatcatcctcaccaaacAAGTAAATGAGTACTGTTTTCTTGGTGAAATCATTTGAATGTAAAAACATCTATGATATATACTGCAGGATTGATACAAGCTATTTAGCAAACAAAGAATTGGACAAACAAATTTGCATAGCATGTTCCACAAAACACATAAAATTAACTCTATTATTATAATCAATACCCAAGTCAAACGCTTGAAACTAAGAATTGAAACAAGGATTTAAACAGCTCAAAAATTTCCACTTACATTTCCAACCCTTGCTATGCTGCAAAAATTTAACGAATTCCTTGCACTTgcagaaattttaaaaaaaaaaagttaagcATGCTAGTGTGTGAAAATGGCTACTATAGAAGAAAGAAATAAAACCCATTAAAACCAATCATTTACACAAATCTCCAAGCCACACAAATCTCACGGAGCTTGATCCATGAATCCATTTGTATAATATAATTTCAAAACAACTATAATACATATTTCAGAGGCCAAAACAGGAAGCGTTATATACAAaagtaaattaaaatatgaattcaacaacaacaaaaaaaacaatttcATAGTACCTCAACTTTTCCAACTCTGCAGCATACTTGTCCCTGAATAAAAAAATGCCGAAATGAACATTATACATTTTAAGTATGGGCATTCAGCTCATGGAGCCTGATCCATGAATCCATCCatagaattaaatttcaaaacaaGTATAATAGATTTAAGAGGCAACAGACCAAACACATAAAGACCAATTACAAGTTCAAAGCAGGAACAAAATATAAATAGCAAATCCTAGGAtgcacaaaataataataatactactaaaactaaaaaagaatgaatgaattaaaaaaaaaaagcagtAATCCAAACCTATCTTTCGTCTGATATCGTGCCATTCTGGTTGCAGCCCACCTGTTGAAAAATAAGATTATATACAAAAAACACTGAAGAacttaacaaaaaaaattgcatGCCTCCTCTTTGTAGTCCTGCAAATAAAAGGGGTAATGTTGATAAGTAAAGAgatcatcaaataaaaataacacaaaatataaAGCAATACGTACAATGAAATAATCGCCGCAGTCACGGCGACGCCCCCGGAAAAAGAATCCCAGAACATTGAACCTTCTCTGAGAGTGGAATACTAGAAGGAaagtaaaaacaaaaaacaaaagaatGTTTGTAAATAAGATGGTACAGAACCATAACTTAATAGTAAATTCAAATCATTATGTTTGTAAATAACATGGTACCGAACAATAGCTTAATAGTAAATTCAAATCATTAGCATATGGCCCAAAGTTAGATCGCAAAACCAGGATAAGTTGGCGTCACTTTTTAAGAAGGAAAACAAGCCTTGAATACTTGCAAGTGTCCCTACCAACTTTTATATATGCATACATAATAAAGATTGTGATAATCTTTCATGCAGCCGCCAATATTACCTTCTTCCACTGAAAGATCATAAAGAAAAAAGATCACAATGAGATGAGAGTAAAATATTCTCGGCCAGCAGCAACATCACAATATTACCTTCTTCCTAGCGTATCACACATCTCTATCAAtatacattattttttttagaaacaaatcagtatattatataaacaaaaTTCCTAGCGTACGATATAATACAATTTATACAAagtgcaaataaatatataaatacaaCTAACAAGATAATTAATAAAGATTCATCATCATATTACTACTAAAAAGTAACATACTAATTTAGAATACCAGTGAAAGCAagtgaaaataataattatgtcGAACACCGGTTGAAAGAACCaaacataaatataaaatttatcaaattaccTATGGATGAAAAGGCTTCGATCATGGGACAAAAGACTGATGATACTATTCAAATTAGAAGCacataataaaaatagaaaagagaaTGAAAAAAGCAACTTTTGAAAATGTAAATTAAAATA
Proteins encoded:
- the LOC140881322 gene encoding uncharacterized protein produces the protein MIQRFVTAGFTEKNNLLDGILVCNPPQEKSRGITNKYIQCHWDDKNAKDTEREGQGSDFLVPQYPRSKLWTTAKSYGPTTASFGYQFDVNQSYNSEMIGISVQAIRLSYSHISSRILDHYKNLM